Proteins from a genomic interval of Parvivirga hydrogeniphila:
- a CDS encoding GGDEF domain-containing phosphodiesterase yields the protein MYDRHDFHDFLLESWLELHDLLAEHPEVKRLLFDPVTGLPTTPLLFPRIESLLEERGEISLLCLNVVKYSKIEEIYGWKVFDEVMREVASTLERITGAELRDSDIVAELMVSGNAFVVLLSPPRTTQHMERDALTSLARRVEDRVRRELKAVLDPALYVKFGCYVGAATVRRDPKLRMERLVHDALDRALAQADAREAQDAEERGRRLKEIIDTEAVRTLVHPVLRLSDLSIVGYEALSRGPEATEFERPDKLFKAAYDSDMVVRLERLCRKRALEAAKGLPEGRLMFINVEPEAVADPELREVVFASLLAEAGLRPELVVLEITERTAIGDFCAFRSTVEYLRMLGFSIAIDDAGAGYGSLQCLAEVRPQWVKIDMSLVRGVDSDEIRRQLIESMHAFAAKVGVNLVAEGIETPEELATLREIGVEYGQGFLFARPSEPFPQDSEVAQGL from the coding sequence ATGTACGACAGGCACGATTTCCACGACTTCTTGCTCGAGTCATGGCTCGAGCTGCACGACCTGCTCGCTGAGCATCCCGAGGTCAAGCGTCTGCTCTTCGACCCCGTGACAGGGCTTCCGACGACGCCGCTTCTGTTCCCGCGCATCGAGTCGCTCCTGGAGGAGCGTGGCGAGATCTCGCTTCTGTGCCTGAATGTGGTGAAGTACTCGAAGATCGAGGAGATCTACGGCTGGAAGGTCTTCGACGAGGTGATGCGCGAGGTTGCGAGCACGCTCGAGCGCATCACGGGCGCTGAGCTTCGAGATTCCGACATCGTGGCCGAGCTCATGGTGTCGGGCAACGCCTTCGTGGTGCTGCTCTCGCCGCCGCGCACCACCCAGCACATGGAGCGCGATGCGCTGACGAGTCTGGCTCGCCGCGTGGAGGACCGCGTCCGGCGCGAACTCAAAGCGGTGCTCGATCCGGCGCTGTACGTGAAGTTCGGATGCTACGTCGGCGCCGCGACGGTGCGACGCGATCCGAAGCTTCGGATGGAGCGGCTCGTGCACGACGCGCTCGACCGCGCGCTCGCGCAGGCGGACGCGCGCGAAGCGCAAGACGCGGAGGAGCGCGGACGGCGCTTGAAGGAGATCATCGACACCGAGGCCGTCCGGACGCTCGTACACCCGGTGCTCCGGCTCAGCGACCTCTCCATTGTGGGCTACGAGGCGCTCTCGCGCGGCCCCGAAGCGACCGAGTTCGAGCGCCCCGACAAGCTGTTCAAGGCGGCGTACGATTCGGACATGGTGGTTCGGCTGGAGCGGTTGTGCCGCAAGCGCGCGCTCGAGGCCGCGAAAGGCCTGCCGGAGGGCAGGTTGATGTTCATCAACGTCGAGCCGGAAGCGGTCGCCGACCCGGAGCTCCGCGAGGTCGTGTTCGCATCGTTGCTCGCAGAGGCGGGGCTCCGGCCCGAACTGGTCGTGTTGGAGATCACCGAGCGTACAGCGATCGGCGACTTCTGCGCGTTCCGTTCGACGGTCGAGTACCTGCGGATGCTCGGGTTCTCAATCGCGATCGACGACGCCGGGGCCGGATACGGCTCGTTGCAGTGCCTTGCCGAGGTGAGGCCGCAGTGGGTCAAGATCGACATGTCGCTCGTGCGCGGCGTGGACTCCGACGAGATCCGCCGCCAACTGATAGAAAGCATGCACGCATTCGCGGCCAAGGTGGGCGTGAACCTCGTCGCCGAGGGCATCGAGACGCCTGAGGAGCTCGCCACGCTGCGCGAGATCGGCGTGGAGTACGGCCAGGGCTTCCTGTTCGCGCGGCCCTCCGAGCCGTTCCCGCAGGACAGCGAGGTCGCTCAGGGCCTGTAG
- a CDS encoding tetratricopeptide repeat protein, translated as MPRSQQAVIAEGLARQGRVAEAVAACYEALAIDDRDPATHALIAELMLGEDFYDEAIAAATQAIELDPDCSPAYLALGLAYDRRGGMWDQSVLVWHELAEVVPDLVIAHVQLGEAFAAAAFDEEARDSWKRALELDPHQSRAHYNLAIDALKREGMTTALPLIRTAGALDPSQDALFFSLTGLPAREPFGDVAADAPREVRYAEAVALARAEDFFGAVDVVRGLLDEAPDDAKALALAGFCYLKQEATNEAMACAVRALALAPDMTEGMYVLGTTYAQRPGLAKHAARVFLALAKASPAEPLAHVLLAEALLGLQRYRQARAAYAAAVALDPSCVRARFGLAAVLFSEGSYAEAQWHIRRAAYYDTKRLGVFWDLFDRYVEGGAA; from the coding sequence ATGCCGCGTTCGCAGCAGGCCGTGATCGCGGAAGGGCTTGCGCGGCAGGGAAGGGTCGCCGAGGCCGTGGCCGCGTGCTACGAGGCGCTCGCCATCGACGACCGCGATCCGGCGACGCACGCGCTCATCGCGGAGCTCATGCTCGGCGAGGACTTCTACGACGAGGCGATCGCGGCAGCCACGCAGGCTATCGAGCTTGACCCTGACTGCAGCCCGGCCTATCTCGCGCTCGGGCTCGCGTACGACCGGCGCGGCGGCATGTGGGACCAGTCGGTCCTCGTATGGCACGAGTTGGCAGAGGTCGTACCTGACCTCGTCATAGCGCACGTGCAGCTTGGGGAGGCGTTCGCCGCGGCCGCCTTCGACGAGGAGGCGCGGGACAGCTGGAAACGCGCCCTCGAACTGGATCCGCACCAGTCGCGGGCGCACTACAACCTCGCGATCGACGCGCTCAAGCGCGAGGGCATGACCACTGCGCTCCCGCTCATCCGCACCGCAGGCGCGCTCGATCCGAGCCAAGACGCGCTGTTCTTCTCGCTCACCGGGCTTCCGGCGCGCGAGCCGTTTGGCGACGTCGCGGCGGACGCGCCTCGCGAGGTCCGCTACGCCGAGGCGGTGGCGCTGGCGCGCGCGGAGGACTTCTTCGGCGCCGTGGACGTGGTGCGCGGCCTGTTGGACGAGGCCCCCGACGACGCGAAGGCGCTCGCGCTGGCGGGGTTCTGCTACCTCAAGCAGGAAGCGACGAACGAGGCGATGGCGTGCGCCGTGCGCGCGCTTGCGCTCGCCCCGGACATGACCGAGGGGATGTACGTGCTCGGCACGACCTACGCGCAACGGCCCGGCCTGGCCAAGCACGCGGCGCGCGTCTTCTTGGCGCTCGCGAAAGCATCGCCTGCCGAGCCGCTCGCGCACGTCCTGCTTGCCGAGGCGCTGCTCGGGCTGCAACGCTACCGCCAGGCACGTGCGGCGTACGCGGCGGCCGTCGCGCTCGACCCCTCGTGCGTGCGCGCGCGGTTCGGGCTGGCGGCGGTGCTGTTCTCGGAAGGCAGCTACGCCGAGGCGCAGTGGCACATCCGCCGGGCGGCGTACTACGACACCAAGCGGCTCGGAGTCTTCTGGGACCTCTTCGACCGCTACGTCGAAGGAGGTGCTGCGTGA
- a CDS encoding Ppx/GppA phosphatase family protein translates to MDGEASVRLAVIDMGTVTTRLLVADLGPDGLREVVRRSRITHLGDGWTGTGRLSSEAIARVAAAAAEYAGEAHALGAEEVVALATSAARDAANADELADALARSGIELEVVSGDREAALTFAGATYALGGDGTLVVDVGGGSTELVLGSSSAADGAPNVVAARSIDVGSKRITELFLHSDPPAPREIEHAQTYVTDELRPFFATLKERPRRMISVAGTATSLAAIDMSLDPYDPERVHGYALSGAAISDALERLASMTLAERKQVVGLEPDRASVIVAGALILQTALALSGLDSTLVSEHDILYGAALDRYASRVGRPAGGANGERG, encoded by the coding sequence ATGGACGGTGAGGCGAGCGTTCGGCTTGCCGTGATCGACATGGGGACGGTGACGACGCGGCTGCTCGTCGCGGACCTCGGCCCCGACGGTCTTCGCGAGGTGGTCCGGCGTTCGAGGATCACGCACCTCGGCGACGGGTGGACCGGCACCGGCCGGCTGTCGAGCGAGGCGATCGCGCGCGTGGCCGCGGCAGCAGCGGAGTACGCCGGCGAGGCCCACGCGCTCGGAGCCGAGGAGGTCGTCGCACTCGCCACGAGCGCAGCCAGGGACGCCGCGAACGCAGACGAGCTCGCAGACGCGCTCGCGCGCTCAGGCATCGAGCTCGAGGTCGTCTCCGGCGACCGCGAGGCCGCGCTCACGTTCGCGGGCGCCACCTACGCGCTCGGCGGCGACGGGACCCTCGTCGTCGACGTGGGCGGCGGCTCGACCGAGCTCGTGCTTGGCTCATCGTCGGCCGCAGACGGTGCGCCAAACGTCGTCGCCGCACGGTCGATCGACGTCGGCTCGAAGCGCATCACCGAGCTCTTCTTGCACAGCGACCCGCCTGCGCCGCGGGAGATCGAGCACGCGCAGACCTACGTCACGGACGAACTACGGCCGTTCTTCGCGACGCTCAAGGAGCGGCCGCGACGTATGATCTCCGTCGCGGGCACCGCCACCTCGCTCGCCGCGATCGACATGTCGCTCGACCCGTACGACCCCGAGCGCGTCCACGGCTACGCGCTTTCCGGGGCCGCGATCTCCGACGCGCTCGAGAGGCTCGCATCGATGACGCTCGCTGAGCGCAAGCAGGTGGTCGGCCTCGAGCCTGACCGCGCGAGCGTGATCGTGGCCGGGGCGCTCATCTTGCAGACCGCGCTCGCGCTCTCCGGCCTCGATTCGACGCTGGTGAGCGAGCACGATATCCTCTATGGGGCAGCGCTCGACCGGTATGCGTCGCGTGTCGGCCGGCCGGCCGGCGGCGCGAACGGCGAGCGCGGGTGA
- a CDS encoding cobalamin B12-binding domain-containing protein — translation MACGARRDDAKEVERVPDGEIERLYRAFVETDPATAIRVVEQVRSSGVAQAELFDALYVPALAMLGDAWARREIDELSFTQAAVVAEQVSSFVMPPLARPDTGVSVVLGVMHRDHHSVMKNIIAGALKEAGYRVFDLGIDVRASDFLERVEETGARVVVAFAEMLATARAVAGVRDLLDAEGRSEVVLLVCGGPFAADPSLARSVGANGVISSAQGALDVLERVRRDLLEKEAG, via the coding sequence GTGGCGTGCGGGGCAAGGCGAGACGACGCGAAGGAGGTCGAGCGGGTGCCAGACGGCGAGATCGAGCGCCTGTACCGCGCATTCGTCGAGACCGACCCGGCGACGGCCATCCGCGTCGTGGAGCAGGTCCGTTCTTCGGGCGTGGCGCAGGCCGAGCTGTTCGACGCGCTGTACGTCCCCGCGCTGGCGATGCTCGGGGACGCCTGGGCTCGCCGTGAGATCGATGAGCTCTCGTTCACGCAGGCCGCGGTGGTCGCAGAGCAGGTCTCCTCGTTCGTGATGCCGCCGCTGGCGCGGCCCGACACCGGCGTCAGCGTGGTGCTCGGCGTGATGCACCGCGACCACCACAGCGTGATGAAGAACATCATCGCTGGCGCCCTGAAGGAGGCCGGGTACCGGGTGTTCGACCTCGGCATCGACGTGCGCGCCTCGGACTTCTTGGAGCGCGTCGAAGAGACCGGGGCCCGCGTGGTCGTCGCGTTCGCCGAGATGCTCGCCACCGCGCGGGCCGTCGCCGGCGTGCGCGACCTGCTCGACGCCGAAGGCCGCTCAGAGGTGGTGCTGCTCGTGTGCGGCGGGCCGTTCGCCGCGGACCCGTCGCTCGCGCGCAGCGTCGGCGCGAACGGCGTCATCTCGAGCGCGCAAGGGGCGCTCGACGTGCTCGAGCGCGTGCGCCGCGACCTGCTCGAGAAGGAGGCCGGCTGA
- a CDS encoding cellulase family glycosylhydrolase — MSGVPRNPAFPVGVDLHPLSAERLSPEDWYAEGVETDLDAIAQAGLWLVRLFVSWRCLEPQVGQYDEEMFDRLDAVIGQAKARGLKVVVCFFADDKLAELTEVPWGKKRDARTDDYLVQREVSLVQRIVNRYRTETAVHAWDLANEAFCAGFSSEEDLEAWVRTLREAIREVDPDRPIWLGVDAETFLRETGVDARPAIDFAEAAMSHLTGPYRAYIAEGPLTSGPSTYVDGFLARSALRDLPVVVDGVGVHSLDFSAAEEAAYVRTALFSALMNRASGVLVRRWRDVDTERREPYFRDPFEVLVGLTDISGAPKPVVREVRAFARAVAAIDFGEFSLAPERAAVLVPSERYEPLPSLAGLYAPRACLQSYIAAKEAHLPVAVTREGDEIGSFQALIVPSAFKLASETWRRLAAFVQGGGSLVLSYGGGDADPAVREIFGVEFLGDHGPRRRFSCRVAQPGVLGAIASFDAEQPLPSFALLAPKDALVVATDENGSPLATVRQHGQGRAVFLATPIERAIAQADPWATPAPVRSFVREVYGSVARAAGAGPVVECDAPEVEVAHFLGDGRDIVVLLVHNAVQTRASLTFGRTVAAVADVRGGEEVEVGATTFEVPLPPNGAAALQVIYAKQG, encoded by the coding sequence GTGAGCGGCGTGCCGCGCAACCCGGCCTTCCCGGTCGGCGTCGACCTCCACCCGTTGTCGGCAGAGCGCCTCTCGCCCGAGGACTGGTACGCAGAGGGCGTCGAGACGGACCTCGATGCGATCGCCCAGGCGGGTCTGTGGCTCGTGCGGCTGTTCGTGTCGTGGCGCTGCCTCGAGCCGCAGGTCGGGCAGTACGACGAGGAGATGTTCGACCGGCTGGACGCGGTCATCGGGCAGGCGAAGGCGCGCGGATTGAAGGTCGTCGTGTGCTTCTTCGCCGACGACAAGCTTGCCGAGCTGACCGAGGTGCCGTGGGGCAAGAAACGCGACGCGCGCACGGACGACTACCTCGTCCAGCGCGAGGTCTCGCTGGTGCAGCGCATCGTCAACCGCTACCGTACCGAGACGGCGGTCCACGCGTGGGACCTTGCGAACGAGGCGTTCTGCGCGGGGTTCTCGTCCGAGGAGGACCTCGAAGCGTGGGTGCGCACGCTTCGCGAAGCGATTCGCGAGGTCGACCCCGACCGGCCGATCTGGCTCGGCGTGGACGCGGAGACCTTCTTGAGGGAGACTGGCGTCGATGCCCGGCCGGCCATCGACTTCGCCGAGGCTGCGATGAGCCATCTCACCGGGCCGTACCGTGCGTACATCGCCGAAGGGCCGCTCACTTCAGGTCCGTCGACCTACGTGGATGGGTTCCTTGCGCGCAGCGCGCTCCGGGACCTTCCCGTGGTCGTAGACGGCGTCGGGGTGCATTCGCTGGACTTCTCGGCCGCTGAGGAAGCGGCGTACGTGCGCACAGCGCTCTTCTCCGCGCTCATGAACCGCGCGAGCGGCGTGCTCGTCCGCCGCTGGCGCGACGTCGATACGGAGCGCCGCGAACCGTACTTCCGCGACCCGTTCGAGGTGCTCGTCGGCCTCACTGACATTTCAGGGGCACCCAAGCCGGTCGTCCGTGAGGTGCGGGCGTTCGCTCGCGCCGTAGCCGCCATCGATTTCGGGGAGTTCTCGCTCGCTCCTGAGCGGGCGGCTGTCCTCGTCCCCTCGGAGCGCTATGAACCGCTGCCATCGTTGGCCGGGCTGTATGCGCCGCGAGCGTGTCTGCAGTCGTACATCGCGGCCAAAGAAGCGCACCTGCCGGTGGCCGTGACGCGCGAAGGAGACGAGATCGGCAGCTTTCAGGCGCTCATCGTGCCATCGGCGTTCAAGCTGGCGTCCGAGACCTGGCGGCGGCTGGCCGCGTTCGTGCAGGGCGGCGGTTCCCTGGTGCTGTCGTACGGTGGCGGCGACGCCGATCCTGCGGTGCGCGAGATCTTCGGCGTCGAGTTCCTGGGAGACCACGGACCCCGGCGACGCTTCTCGTGCAGGGTCGCGCAGCCGGGCGTGCTCGGCGCGATCGCGTCGTTCGACGCAGAGCAGCCGCTCCCGAGCTTCGCGCTCTTGGCGCCGAAAGACGCGCTGGTGGTGGCCACAGACGAGAACGGGAGTCCGCTCGCGACGGTCCGGCAGCACGGTCAGGGCCGCGCGGTGTTCCTCGCGACGCCGATCGAGCGGGCGATCGCGCAGGCCGACCCGTGGGCGACGCCCGCGCCGGTTCGGTCGTTCGTGCGGGAGGTCTACGGCTCGGTCGCGCGGGCAGCAGGTGCGGGCCCTGTCGTGGAGTGCGACGCGCCAGAGGTCGAAGTCGCGCACTTCCTCGGAGACGGACGCGACATCGTCGTGCTGTTGGTGCACAATGCTGTGCAGACGCGAGCCAGCCTCACCTTCGGGCGGACCGTCGCCGCTGTCGCGGACGTACGCGGAGGCGAGGAGGTCGAGGTGGGTGCGACGACGTTCGAGGTCCCGCTGCCGCCGAACGGAGCGGCCGCGTTGCAGGTCATCTACGCGAAGCAGGGGTGA
- a CDS encoding Hsp20/alpha crystallin family protein gives MAIVRWDPFGELMSIQREMDRLFGRLGLGRLPESASEIAWMPRIDVKSTGDDMVVYAELPGMSKDDISVEVTDGVLTIKGERKAETEKSEEGWLIRERSYGAFERSLALPEGVEPDKITADYKDGVLEVHIPKAMAALKPKTHKIALGEGKKK, from the coding sequence ATGGCAATCGTTCGGTGGGATCCCTTTGGCGAGCTCATGAGCATCCAGCGTGAGATGGACCGGCTGTTCGGCCGGCTGGGTCTGGGGCGGCTGCCTGAGAGCGCCTCCGAGATCGCGTGGATGCCCCGGATCGACGTCAAGTCGACCGGCGACGACATGGTCGTCTACGCGGAGCTTCCGGGCATGAGCAAGGACGACATCTCCGTCGAGGTCACCGACGGCGTGCTCACCATCAAGGGCGAGCGCAAGGCGGAGACCGAGAAGAGCGAAGAGGGCTGGCTCATCCGGGAGCGGAGCTACGGCGCGTTCGAGCGCTCGCTGGCGCTGCCTGAGGGCGTGGAGCCCGACAAGATCACGGCCGACTACAAGGACGGCGTGCTCGAGGTCCACATCCCGAAGGCGATGGCGGCGCTCAAGCCCAAGACCCACAAGATCGCGCTGGGCGAAGGCAAGAAGAAGTAG
- the pyk gene encoding pyruvate kinase, translating to MSRTKIVATVGPASEDPSVLRRMIAAGASVVRLNASHGTRDDLVRRLRTVREIASDAGRHVAVMLDLGGPKLRIGEVAQGVVLERGARFELVAEQCVGDRQRACVTHPEVIADIPPGARVLIDDGRVELQVESRDGSRLVTVVVTGGPLSSHKGVNVPGVRLSLDAITAKDREDLAWGLDAGVDFVAQSFVRGPDDVEALRALMGGSAVPIVAKVEKHEAVERLEAIVEAADAVMVARGDLGVETATEQVPLIQRRVVALAREHGKPVIVATQMLESMVSSPRPTRAEASDVANAIFEQADAVMLSAETAVGAYPVEAVETMARIAEAAEREVEACGTEAPPRAGRSDVARAVSAAACEIARVLDLAAIVTATQSGATARAVAAHRPKTPIVAATPDERVARRVALVWGVEPLVVPQHGSIDEMLAHAIDAVRKAGFAREGELVALTAGVAVGVPGTTNLVQVTQV from the coding sequence ATGTCACGGACGAAGATCGTCGCGACCGTCGGACCTGCAAGCGAGGACCCCTCGGTCCTGCGTCGCATGATCGCCGCGGGGGCGAGCGTCGTGCGGCTGAACGCATCGCACGGCACCCGCGATGACCTCGTCCGCCGCCTGCGTACCGTGCGCGAGATCGCCTCCGACGCAGGCCGGCACGTCGCGGTCATGCTCGACTTAGGAGGTCCGAAGCTGCGGATCGGGGAGGTCGCTCAAGGCGTCGTCCTTGAGCGCGGGGCGCGGTTCGAACTTGTGGCCGAGCAGTGCGTGGGCGACCGGCAGCGCGCGTGCGTGACGCACCCCGAGGTCATCGCCGACATCCCGCCCGGCGCTCGCGTGCTCATCGACGACGGGCGCGTGGAGCTCCAGGTGGAGAGCCGCGACGGATCGCGGCTCGTGACGGTCGTCGTCACGGGAGGTCCGCTCTCGTCCCACAAGGGCGTGAACGTGCCCGGAGTGCGACTCTCGCTCGACGCCATCACCGCGAAGGATCGCGAGGACCTCGCGTGGGGCCTGGACGCCGGCGTCGACTTCGTCGCACAGTCGTTCGTGCGCGGCCCCGACGATGTCGAGGCGCTGCGCGCGCTCATGGGCGGGTCGGCCGTCCCCATCGTTGCCAAGGTCGAGAAGCACGAGGCCGTGGAGCGGCTCGAAGCGATCGTCGAGGCCGCAGACGCGGTGATGGTCGCGCGGGGCGACCTCGGGGTGGAGACCGCCACGGAGCAGGTGCCGCTCATCCAGCGGCGGGTGGTCGCGCTCGCGCGCGAGCACGGCAAGCCGGTGATCGTGGCGACCCAGATGCTCGAGTCGATGGTCTCATCGCCGCGTCCGACCAGGGCCGAGGCCTCCGATGTCGCCAACGCGATCTTCGAGCAGGCCGACGCAGTGATGCTCTCGGCCGAGACCGCCGTCGGGGCGTACCCGGTCGAAGCCGTCGAGACGATGGCGCGGATCGCTGAGGCAGCAGAACGCGAGGTCGAAGCGTGCGGCACGGAAGCCCCGCCGCGTGCCGGGCGCTCGGACGTTGCTCGCGCGGTGAGCGCGGCAGCGTGCGAGATCGCGCGCGTGCTCGACCTGGCGGCGATCGTCACGGCGACGCAGTCGGGTGCGACGGCGCGTGCGGTGGCGGCGCACCGGCCGAAGACGCCTATCGTGGCGGCCACCCCCGACGAGCGCGTCGCGCGCCGGGTCGCGCTCGTGTGGGGCGTGGAGCCCCTCGTGGTGCCGCAGCATGGCAGCATCGACGAGATGCTGGCGCACGCGATCGACGCGGTGCGCAAGGCCGGTTTCGCACGGGAAGGCGAGCTCGTCGCGCTCACTGCCGGCGTGGCGGTGGGAGTGCCGGGGACGACGAACCTGGTCCAGGTCACCCAGGTGTGA
- a CDS encoding DUF501 domain-containing protein has protein sequence MSESGDDAPRRDDAGVVTWQLGRRPRGRWRVAARCRYGFPQAIETEPVLPGGEPFPTLYYLTCPYLVEAASAAESEGELARFDARASTDAAFAARMREAHEEVVSRRAAAARGSDPCGGVGAAGQRDPLATKCLHARIATALAGIGDPVGEAMIERVGAACGDARCDGRSHDGR, from the coding sequence ATGAGCGAGAGCGGGGACGACGCACCGCGTCGCGATGACGCGGGGGTCGTGACGTGGCAGCTTGGAAGACGGCCGCGAGGCCGGTGGCGCGTGGCCGCGCGATGCCGGTACGGCTTTCCGCAGGCGATCGAGACAGAACCGGTGCTCCCGGGAGGCGAGCCGTTCCCGACGCTGTACTATCTCACCTGCCCGTACCTCGTCGAGGCCGCGAGCGCAGCGGAGTCAGAAGGCGAGCTCGCGAGATTCGACGCGCGAGCAAGTACAGATGCGGCGTTCGCGGCCCGCATGCGGGAGGCCCACGAGGAGGTCGTCTCCAGACGGGCGGCGGCAGCACGCGGGAGCGATCCGTGCGGCGGCGTGGGTGCGGCCGGCCAGCGCGATCCGCTCGCCACGAAGTGCCTGCACGCCCGGATCGCCACGGCGCTTGCAGGGATCGGCGATCCGGTGGGGGAAGCGATGATCGAGCGCGTCGGCGCGGCATGCGGCGATGCGCGGTGCGACGGGAGGAGCCACGATGGACGGTGA
- a CDS encoding FtsB family cell division protein, translating into MATARATKTRARADAAKRSSKARASSASARRAPSRKPAKRSRRASTAERRIATAILALTLVLAAWMLYPVMRLEYQQQRQKQTLEQRLAALKERNEQLREKAQRLQTPEGVEEVARESLGLARPGEQVYIVTEGEPTAAPAPDVSAQTRSIQATDTSALTAILDLIFGVKR; encoded by the coding sequence ATGGCCACAGCACGCGCGACGAAGACTCGGGCTCGAGCGGACGCGGCGAAGCGCTCCTCCAAAGCGAGGGCGTCGTCAGCGTCTGCCCGTCGCGCACCCTCTCGGAAGCCCGCGAAGCGGTCCCGGCGCGCATCGACGGCCGAGCGTCGGATAGCGACGGCGATCCTTGCGCTCACGCTCGTGCTCGCAGCGTGGATGCTCTATCCGGTGATGCGCCTCGAGTATCAGCAGCAGCGCCAGAAGCAGACGCTCGAGCAGCGGCTCGCGGCCCTCAAAGAGCGCAACGAGCAGCTGCGCGAGAAGGCGCAACGGCTGCAGACCCCCGAAGGCGTCGAGGAGGTCGCTCGCGAGAGCCTCGGGCTTGCCCGCCCTGGCGAGCAGGTGTACATCGTCACCGAAGGCGAGCCGACGGCGGCGCCGGCCCCGGACGTCTCCGCGCAGACGCGGAGCATCCAGGCGACCGACACCTCCGCGCTCACGGCGATCCTCGATCTCATCTTCGGTGTGAAGCGATGA
- a CDS encoding ATP-binding protein, with protein MLRQRAATELVLEAMEYSPVVLVEGPRQAGKTVLVRDLVGARTPSRYVTLDDALVLASAKADPQGFIASLEGRTILDEVQRAPELFLPIKLTVDADRRPGRFLMTGSADVMLLPKLSEALVGRMRVVTLWPFTQAEIDGTSSAFIDAVFADGPLPSVEATETRELTVARACRGGYPEAVTLPEGRPREGWFRSYATTLLERNVREVAAVTDRVGLPRLLSVLAARSGTLANVSDLARTLGMARATVDRYLGMLEKVFVLRFVPPWSADTSRRLMRAPKILLTDPGLMANLAGIDERRAHSEPDAVGRLLETFVGCELLRLAACSEADVRLLHFRDAKGNEVDWVLEDRAGRIVGIEVKAAASLGQSDTRGLRALAQSAGKRFHRGVVLHQGKSTVPLGQSMWAMPIEGLWRVGAQANGLP; from the coding sequence ATGCTCCGACAGCGCGCTGCGACTGAACTCGTTCTGGAAGCCATGGAATACTCGCCCGTCGTGCTCGTCGAGGGCCCGCGCCAGGCTGGCAAGACCGTCCTCGTGCGCGATCTCGTGGGCGCACGGACTCCGAGCAGGTACGTCACGCTCGACGATGCGCTCGTGCTTGCGAGCGCGAAGGCAGACCCGCAGGGGTTCATCGCGAGCCTCGAAGGACGGACGATCCTCGACGAGGTCCAGCGGGCGCCCGAGCTCTTCTTGCCGATCAAGCTCACGGTGGACGCTGACCGTCGCCCGGGACGCTTCTTGATGACGGGGTCTGCGGACGTGATGCTGCTTCCGAAACTGTCTGAGGCGCTCGTGGGAAGGATGCGGGTCGTCACGCTCTGGCCATTCACCCAAGCGGAGATAGACGGCACGTCCTCGGCGTTCATAGATGCCGTGTTCGCAGACGGTCCGCTTCCGTCGGTGGAGGCGACTGAGACGCGGGAGCTGACCGTAGCACGAGCGTGCCGGGGCGGGTATCCCGAGGCGGTGACGTTGCCGGAGGGGCGTCCGCGCGAAGGGTGGTTCCGCTCGTACGCGACGACCTTGCTGGAGCGGAACGTGCGCGAGGTGGCGGCAGTGACGGACAGGGTGGGTCTGCCGCGTCTGTTGAGCGTGCTCGCGGCGCGAAGCGGGACGCTTGCGAACGTGAGCGACCTTGCCCGGACGCTCGGCATGGCCCGCGCGACGGTCGACCGGTACCTCGGCATGCTCGAGAAGGTGTTCGTTCTCCGGTTCGTGCCGCCGTGGTCCGCTGACACGAGCAGGCGTCTCATGCGCGCGCCGAAGATCCTCCTCACCGATCCGGGGCTGATGGCGAACCTTGCGGGCATCGACGAGCGTCGTGCTCACAGCGAGCCAGACGCTGTCGGGCGCCTGCTGGAGACGTTCGTCGGATGCGAGCTCTTGCGCCTTGCTGCGTGCAGCGAAGCGGACGTCCGGCTCCTGCACTTCAGGGACGCCAAAGGAAACGAAGTCGATTGGGTGCTGGAGGATCGGGCGGGGCGCATCGTCGGTATAGAGGTCAAGGCGGCGGCGTCTCTCGGTCAGAGCGACACGCGCGGCTTGCGCGCCCTTGCACAAAGCGCCGGCAAGCGGTTCCACCGAGGCGTCGTGCTGCACCAGGGGAAGAGCACGGTCCCTCTGGGGCAGAGCATGTGGGCGATGCCGATCGAAGGGCTCTGGCGAGTCGGCGCTCAAGCGAACGGGCTGCCCTGA